A single Algiphilus sp. DNA region contains:
- a CDS encoding dihydrolipoyl dehydrogenase, which translates to MTVRQCDVAIIGAGTSGMGAYRAARAHSDSVLLIEDGPYGTTCARVGCMPSKLLIAAAGAAHGAREAGGFGIDVDGVTVDGPAVLRRVRSERDRFVGFVLDAIEGFPEADRIRARARFEAPGVLALSDGSRIEAGRVVIATGSTPQRPGALGALDAARVDTNDTIFEWPDLPESVAVFGTGVIGLELGQALHRLGVRTRIFGRSRRIAGISDPEVADCARGVLERELDLALGSELLAITDEGDRFRVRWRADDGEHEDTFARVLAATGRPPNLDGLGLEAAGIAVDGRGIPLHDAHTGQCGDQPVFIAGDVNGDKALLHEAADEGRIAGDNAGRWPDVRPHARRTPLAVVFCEPQVASLGMSFVGMCESGIRFAVGQVDFTGQGRSRVIRENAGVLRVYGEHDSGRLLGAEMIGPRAEHLGHLLAWAVQSRMTVQEAIAMPFYHPVIEEGLRTALRDLAHALAQGPAPVAGCSVYGPGD; encoded by the coding sequence ATGACCGTACGGCAATGCGATGTCGCCATCATCGGCGCGGGAACATCGGGCATGGGCGCCTACCGCGCGGCCCGCGCGCACAGCGATTCGGTGCTGCTCATCGAGGACGGCCCCTACGGCACGACCTGCGCGCGGGTGGGCTGCATGCCGTCGAAGCTGCTCATCGCCGCTGCCGGGGCGGCGCACGGTGCCCGCGAGGCCGGCGGCTTCGGCATCGACGTGGACGGCGTGACCGTGGACGGCCCGGCGGTCCTGCGCCGGGTGCGATCCGAGCGCGACCGCTTCGTCGGCTTCGTGCTCGACGCCATCGAGGGGTTTCCGGAAGCCGACCGCATCCGCGCACGTGCACGCTTCGAGGCTCCCGGCGTGCTCGCCCTGTCTGACGGCAGCCGGATCGAGGCGGGGCGGGTGGTGATCGCCACCGGCAGCACGCCGCAGCGCCCGGGTGCGCTCGGCGCGCTCGATGCGGCGCGCGTGGACACCAACGACACCATTTTCGAATGGCCCGATCTCCCGGAATCGGTGGCCGTGTTCGGTACCGGGGTCATCGGACTGGAGCTCGGGCAGGCGCTGCACAGGCTGGGGGTGCGCACGCGCATCTTCGGCCGCAGTCGCCGGATCGCCGGGATCTCGGACCCGGAGGTGGCGGACTGCGCGCGGGGCGTGCTCGAGCGCGAGCTCGATCTCGCGCTCGGCAGCGAGCTGCTCGCGATCACCGATGAGGGCGACCGCTTCCGCGTCCGGTGGCGCGCGGACGACGGCGAGCACGAGGACACCTTCGCGCGGGTGCTGGCCGCCACCGGCCGGCCGCCCAATCTCGACGGCCTCGGGCTCGAGGCGGCCGGCATAGCGGTCGATGGTCGCGGGATTCCGCTGCACGACGCGCACACCGGTCAGTGCGGGGACCAGCCCGTGTTCATCGCCGGCGACGTCAACGGCGACAAGGCGCTGCTGCACGAAGCGGCGGACGAGGGGCGCATCGCCGGCGACAACGCGGGACGCTGGCCGGATGTCCGCCCCCACGCGCGTCGCACGCCGCTCGCGGTGGTGTTCTGCGAACCCCAGGTGGCGTCGCTCGGCATGTCCTTCGTCGGCATGTGCGAGAGCGGCATCCGTTTCGCGGTCGGCCAGGTCGATTTCACCGGGCAGGGGCGCTCGCGCGTGATCCGCGAGAACGCCGGGGTGCTGCGGGTCTACGGCGAGCACGACAGCGGCCGCCTGCTCGGCGCCGAGATGATCGGTCCGCGTGCCGAGCATCTGGGGCACCTGCTGGCCTGGGCAGTCCAGTCCAGGATGACGGTGCAGGAAGCCATCGCCATGCCGTTCTATCATCCCGTCATCGAGGAAGGCCTGCGCACGGCCTTGCGCGATCTCGCGCATGCCCTGGCGCAGGGGCCGGCACCGGTCGCCGGGTGCAGCGTGTACGGGCCGGGTGACTAG
- a CDS encoding SDR family NAD(P)-dependent oxidoreductase, giving the protein MTALAGRTVWVTGASGGIGEALALAAARRGARLVLSARREDELARVAAGCGEHAECAVLPVDLLAFDAEAVRRQAEDLLGPVDILINNAGVSQRSLVRDTDMATYRHLMELDFFAVVALSRAVLPGMVARGGGHIATVSSVVGHISSPLRSGYAAAKHALHGFFDAAAAEYWDEGVRFTMACPGFVQTQVSVNALTGDGRPNARMEAGTAGGMPAAACAERILCAVERDRYEVLMGRERAYVHLKRWAPGLFARLLRRARMQ; this is encoded by the coding sequence ATGACCGCTCTTGCCGGCAGGACGGTATGGGTGACGGGCGCATCGGGTGGCATCGGCGAAGCGCTCGCGCTCGCGGCCGCCAGACGGGGCGCGCGCCTCGTGCTGTCGGCGCGGCGCGAGGACGAGCTCGCGCGCGTGGCCGCCGGCTGCGGCGAGCACGCCGAGTGCGCGGTCCTGCCGGTCGATCTGCTGGCCTTCGATGCCGAGGCTGTCCGCCGGCAGGCCGAGGATCTGCTCGGCCCCGTCGACATCCTGATCAACAATGCGGGCGTCTCGCAGCGCAGCCTGGTGCGCGATACCGACATGGCGACCTATCGGCATCTCATGGAGCTGGACTTCTTCGCGGTGGTGGCGCTGAGCCGGGCCGTGCTGCCCGGGATGGTGGCGCGGGGCGGGGGGCACATCGCGACCGTCAGCAGCGTGGTCGGCCACATCAGCTCGCCGCTGCGCAGTGGCTACGCGGCCGCCAAGCACGCGCTGCACGGATTCTTCGATGCGGCCGCGGCCGAGTACTGGGACGAGGGCGTGCGCTTCACCATGGCCTGTCCGGGCTTCGTGCAGACCCAGGTATCGGTCAACGCGCTGACCGGCGACGGCCGTCCCAACGCGCGCATGGAAGCGGGCACCGCCGGCGGCATGCCCGCCGCCGCGTGTGCCGAGCGCATACTGTGCGCCGTCGAACGCGATCGCTACGAAGTGCTGATGGGGCGCGAGCGCGCCTATGTCCATCTCAAGCGCTGGGCGCCGGGCCTTTTCGCGCGTCTGCTGCGCCGTGCCCGGATGCAGTGA
- a CDS encoding PLP-dependent aminotransferase family protein → MPPEQFDGATRFAAIARRIAAAIDDGAIAAGERLPSVRRLSRQEGVSMTTALAAMRLLESHGYVTVRPQSGHFARHPARLPAPARSEPPQHDRIPAIEGLIGDILSRSVRGRGFSFGEAVPAPTLLPLRAIARRIGRLAHSEGETLLGGLSGQGLAELRAAIAGRMAHAGCTVHPDAITITGGAADAVALALRAVTSPGDLVALESPTYYGLLMTAASCGLRIRELPTDPTEGLDPNAFAAMCASAPPRALVLSANVQNPTGACMRESRKRELVALAARYGVTIIEDDVFGEYARHAGAGLRALKAHDQTGTVIYCSSFSKVLAPGLRVGWIIAGPHHDAVLRDRIAQSWGAPLLNQKALALSLREASYEQHMRRMVHTLGDTRARALDLIARRFPAGTRIAPGVHGFLLWLQLPDALDGYAFYQRAMARDIVVMPGFAFSATGGFRDCIRLSLGHPWSSAMADALAALGDLADRMLAENARLTASGHGAADARKGPAPSA, encoded by the coding sequence ATGCCACCGGAACAGTTCGACGGCGCCACCCGCTTCGCGGCCATCGCGCGCCGCATTGCGGCCGCCATCGATGACGGCGCCATCGCCGCCGGCGAGCGACTGCCGTCGGTGCGGCGTCTCAGCCGCCAGGAGGGTGTCAGCATGACGACGGCGCTGGCGGCCATGCGCCTGCTGGAGTCGCACGGCTACGTGACGGTGCGCCCGCAGTCGGGACACTTCGCGCGCCACCCCGCCCGACTGCCGGCACCGGCGCGTTCCGAACCGCCGCAGCACGATCGCATACCGGCGATCGAGGGCCTGATCGGCGACATCCTGTCCCGCTCAGTACGAGGTCGGGGCTTCAGCTTCGGCGAGGCGGTGCCGGCACCGACGCTCCTGCCACTCCGCGCCATCGCCCGGCGCATCGGCCGTCTGGCGCACAGCGAGGGAGAAACGCTGCTGGGCGGCCTCTCCGGGCAGGGGCTCGCGGAGCTGCGCGCCGCGATCGCCGGGCGCATGGCGCACGCGGGCTGCACCGTGCACCCGGACGCGATCACCATCACCGGCGGCGCTGCCGATGCGGTGGCGCTGGCGCTGCGCGCCGTCACCTCGCCCGGCGATCTCGTTGCGCTCGAATCGCCGACCTACTACGGCCTGCTGATGACCGCGGCAAGCTGCGGCTTGCGTATCCGGGAGCTGCCCACCGATCCGACCGAAGGGCTGGACCCAAACGCCTTCGCGGCGATGTGCGCGAGCGCACCGCCGCGCGCCCTGGTGCTGTCGGCCAATGTCCAGAATCCGACGGGGGCGTGCATGCGCGAGAGCCGCAAGCGCGAACTGGTCGCGCTCGCCGCGCGATACGGCGTCACCATCATCGAGGACGATGTCTTCGGCGAGTATGCCCGCCACGCCGGCGCCGGACTGCGCGCGCTGAAGGCCCATGACCAGACCGGAACGGTGATCTACTGCAGCTCCTTCTCGAAGGTGCTCGCGCCCGGTCTGCGGGTCGGCTGGATCATCGCCGGCCCCCATCACGACGCCGTGCTGCGCGACCGCATCGCACAGTCATGGGGCGCTCCACTGCTCAACCAGAAGGCGCTGGCACTCAGCCTGCGCGAAGCCAGCTACGAGCAGCACATGCGCCGCATGGTGCACACCCTCGGCGATACCCGGGCGCGCGCGCTCGACCTGATCGCCCGTCGCTTTCCCGCCGGCACCCGGATTGCACCCGGCGTGCACGGATTCCTGCTGTGGCTGCAGCTGCCCGACGCGCTCGACGGATACGCCTTCTACCAGCGCGCGATGGCCCGTGACATCGTCGTCATGCCCGGATTCGCCTTCTCGGCCACGGGCGGCTTCCGGGACTGCATCCGGCTCAGCCTGGGGCATCCATGGTCCTCCGCGATGGCCGACGCGCTCGCGGCCCTGGGCGACCTGGCGGACCGCATGCTCGCCGAGAACGCCCGCCTCACTGCATCCGGGCACGGCGCAGCAGACGCGCGAAAAGGCCCGGCGCCCAGCGCTTGA
- a CDS encoding class I SAM-dependent methyltransferase has product MNPYDRYILPALLDGCCGMKAIQRQRAALIPRARGRVLEIGIGTGRNFPFYQPQAVEALVGLDPAEQMNGKARKRARAAGMAVELISVSAEGIPADDDSFDTVVCTFSLCTIPDPVAALNEMRRVLRPGGDLLFSEHGLAPDASVQRWQHRLTPAWSRMAGGCQLDRDIPGLIAEGGFAVRDMDARYLKGPKPWTYVRTGSARAA; this is encoded by the coding sequence ATGAACCCCTATGACCGATACATCCTTCCGGCGCTGCTCGACGGCTGCTGCGGCATGAAGGCGATCCAGCGCCAGCGCGCCGCGCTCATCCCGCGCGCGCGGGGACGGGTGCTGGAGATCGGCATCGGCACCGGCCGCAACTTTCCGTTCTATCAGCCGCAGGCAGTCGAAGCGCTGGTCGGCCTCGATCCGGCCGAGCAGATGAACGGCAAGGCGCGCAAGCGGGCCCGGGCGGCCGGCATGGCGGTGGAACTGATCTCGGTCTCCGCCGAGGGCATTCCCGCCGACGACGACAGTTTCGACACGGTCGTGTGCACCTTCTCGCTGTGCACCATTCCCGACCCGGTGGCCGCCCTCAACGAAATGCGACGGGTGCTGCGGCCCGGTGGCGACCTGCTGTTCAGCGAGCACGGCCTGGCGCCGGATGCCTCGGTTCAGCGCTGGCAGCACCGACTGACGCCGGCGTGGAGCCGAATGGCCGGCGGCTGCCAGCTCGATCGCGACATTCCCGGGCTCATCGCCGAGGGCGGATTCGCCGTGCGCGACATGGACGCGCGCTATCTGAAGGGGCCGAAGCCCTGGACGTACGTGCGCACCGGGAGTGCCCGCGCCGCCTGA
- a CDS encoding ion transporter produces MSSQDPSFNAVFGRERVRIVDWAMLALAVLSVAVLSWATFGDVSPETMRWIVIGDYVVCGIFLIEFLYRWREAGWPANFPLHRWYEVLGMIPVSDPALRGLRLLRVIRVVILLSRLGRAADRALGDEFVYRLVRRFSNTIIGVIKRPITVAVIGEVAEVLQKGHYTRNVARAIEGNRQTLVTTILEKVADDSRTGYLSKLPFYRDVASVSADTTLNVVLEVLNDPRTDQLVADILRENLDQIREAIHQRDVAEDAARRGSNAADDPAG; encoded by the coding sequence ATGTCGAGCCAGGATCCCAGCTTCAACGCCGTCTTCGGGCGCGAGCGGGTACGCATCGTCGACTGGGCCATGCTGGCGCTCGCCGTGCTGTCGGTGGCCGTGCTGAGCTGGGCCACCTTCGGCGACGTGTCACCCGAGACCATGCGATGGATCGTGATCGGGGACTACGTCGTCTGCGGCATCTTCCTGATCGAGTTCCTCTACCGCTGGCGCGAAGCCGGGTGGCCGGCGAACTTCCCGCTGCACCGCTGGTACGAGGTGCTGGGCATGATCCCGGTGTCGGACCCGGCACTGCGCGGACTGCGCCTGCTGCGCGTGATACGGGTGGTGATCCTGCTGTCGCGCCTCGGCCGCGCGGCCGACCGGGCGCTCGGCGATGAGTTCGTCTACCGGCTGGTGCGGCGCTTCTCCAACACCATCATCGGTGTCATCAAGCGGCCGATCACGGTGGCGGTCATCGGCGAGGTCGCGGAGGTGCTGCAGAAGGGGCACTACACGCGGAACGTGGCGCGCGCCATCGAGGGCAACCGGCAGACCCTGGTCACCACCATCCTCGAGAAGGTGGCCGACGACTCGCGCACGGGGTACCTGTCGAAGCTGCCCTTCTACCGCGATGTCGCCAGCGTCAGCGCCGACACCACGCTCAACGTGGTGCTCGAGGTGCTCAACGATCCGCGTACCGATCAGCTGGTGGCGGACATCCTGCGCGAGAACCTCGACCAGATCCGCGAGGCGATCCACCAGCGCGACGTCGCCGAGGACGCCGCCCGCCGCGGCAGCAACGCAGCCGACGACCCCGCGGGCTGA
- a CDS encoding DUF4334 domain-containing protein: protein MAFDAVAELGTGRESTEAAFELYDRLDPVDAASMIGCWRGDGFTTGHALDGVLERFGWYGKEFVDADNVHPLLFHTGSGGIRKLNPALMPLALGLRFPQLNNDVSAKLFRATQGLLATSTSKARLRMTEYRGKVSATMCYDQRPIHDVFRRVDDDTVLGAMDMKGMDQTLFFLLRRDRY, encoded by the coding sequence ATGGCATTCGACGCAGTCGCTGAACTCGGAACCGGTCGCGAATCGACCGAGGCCGCCTTCGAACTCTACGACCGCCTCGACCCGGTCGACGCGGCGTCGATGATCGGCTGCTGGCGCGGGGACGGATTCACCACCGGGCATGCCCTGGACGGCGTGCTGGAACGCTTCGGCTGGTACGGCAAGGAGTTCGTCGATGCCGACAACGTCCACCCCCTGCTCTTCCACACCGGGTCCGGCGGGATCCGCAAGCTGAACCCTGCCCTGATGCCGCTGGCCCTGGGCCTGCGCTTCCCGCAGCTCAACAACGATGTCTCGGCGAAGCTGTTCCGCGCCACGCAGGGCCTTCTCGCCACCAGCACGTCGAAGGCGCGCCTGCGCATGACCGAGTACCGCGGCAAGGTCAGCGCCACCATGTGCTACGACCAGCGCCCCATCCACGACGTCTTCCGCAGGGTGGACGACGACACCGTGCTCGGCGCCATGGACATGAAGGGCATGGATCAGACCCTGTTCTTCCTGCTGCGCCGCGACCGCTACTGA
- a CDS encoding methylmalonyl-CoA mutase family protein, giving the protein MSQKQARTPDSAPQQAVDQSPLRVVTAASLFDGHDAAINVMRRMIQARGAEVIHLGHNRSVEDIVRAAIQEDADAIALSSYQGGHNEFFAYMVEMLEARGAGHIKVFGGGGGTITPEEADALHGKGVARIYHPNDGAKLGLDGMIDDLVARAQAARAARKFEAPDPDALAKRADDDFGLAAALSSIEDFALDDEQRGQLHKQWQLAGGKTPVLGITGTGGAGKSSVVDELLLRFLGAFEHKRIAVLAVDPTRRKSGGALLGDRIRMNSLRSTRIYMRSMATRRAHAATTEVLQDAIAYLRAQDFDLVIVETAGIGQSDSEIVDLVDFPMYVMTSDYGAASQLEKIDMLDFAELIALNKYDRRGAEDSLRDVRKQWKRNRVAFSLADDAVPVYPTIASQFNDPGVTWMFANLCRLLREKLELDADEWTPDVNTELKEPRETVLIPPARNRYLAEIAESGRSVNARIEEQVEAADRAQHFHAVLADLEDPALPAPLDAYPKDRLLASGDDAGLQTLRQRYQDALDSLDAEALDALRSWPERYKAVTDPVNEYKVRDKTIKVENYRESLSHQQIPKIAAPRTGNWGEQLRFLMRENLPGAYPYTAGVYPYRRSGEDPIRMFAGEGTPERTNRRFHYLSQGNDVARLSTAFDSVTLYGEDPAERPDIFGKVGNSGVSIATLDDMKKLYSGFDLCAPTTSVSMTINGPAPMILAMFMNTAIDQQVEKYLREDPKRWEAAEKRIAEIYAERARPQYSGDLPAGNDGLGLGLLGVTGDEVVDAETYARIKAEAMSTVRGTVQADILKEDQAQNTCIFSTEFALRMMGDIQAYFVDHRVRNFYSVSISGYHIAEAGANPISQLAFTLSNGFTIVEYYLARGMAIDDFAPNLSFFFSNGMDPEYSVIGRVARRIWARAMKERYGGSARSQMLKYHIQTSGRSLHAQEIQFNDIRTTLQALYALLDNCNSLHTNAYDEAITTPTEESVRRAVAIQLIINKELGVNQCENPWQGSYFIDQLTDLVEEAVYREFEAISERGGVLGAMDTMYQRGKIQDESMVYEHKKYDGSLPLVGVNTFLARDSGGEITTEIELIRSSEEEKRDQIRNVEAFREARNAVAGDALAALQQTAAARRNTFESLIQAVKYHSLGQISHALYDVGGEYRRNM; this is encoded by the coding sequence ATGTCCCAGAAGCAAGCCCGTACCCCTGACAGCGCCCCGCAGCAGGCGGTCGACCAGAGCCCGCTGCGCGTCGTCACCGCCGCCAGCCTCTTCGACGGCCACGACGCGGCCATCAACGTCATGCGCCGCATGATCCAGGCGCGCGGCGCGGAGGTCATCCATCTCGGGCACAACCGCTCGGTCGAGGACATCGTGCGCGCGGCCATCCAGGAGGACGCCGACGCCATCGCGCTGTCCAGCTACCAGGGCGGGCACAACGAGTTCTTCGCCTACATGGTCGAGATGCTGGAGGCCCGCGGCGCCGGGCACATCAAGGTCTTCGGCGGCGGCGGCGGCACCATCACGCCGGAGGAAGCCGATGCGCTCCACGGCAAGGGCGTGGCGCGCATCTACCACCCCAACGACGGCGCCAAGCTGGGCCTCGACGGCATGATCGACGACCTGGTCGCGCGCGCACAGGCGGCACGGGCCGCGCGCAAGTTCGAGGCGCCCGATCCGGATGCGCTCGCCAAGCGCGCCGACGACGACTTCGGCCTCGCGGCAGCGCTGTCGTCGATCGAGGATTTCGCGCTCGACGACGAGCAGCGTGGCCAGCTCCACAAGCAGTGGCAGCTCGCCGGTGGCAAGACGCCGGTGCTGGGCATCACCGGCACCGGCGGCGCCGGCAAGTCGTCGGTGGTCGACGAGCTGCTGCTCCGCTTCCTCGGCGCCTTCGAGCACAAGCGCATCGCGGTGCTGGCGGTCGACCCCACCCGCCGCAAGTCGGGCGGCGCGCTGCTCGGCGACCGCATCCGCATGAACAGCCTGCGCTCGACACGCATCTACATGCGCTCGATGGCCACGCGCCGCGCCCACGCCGCAACCACCGAGGTGCTGCAGGACGCCATCGCCTACCTGCGCGCGCAGGACTTCGATCTGGTGATCGTGGAAACGGCCGGCATCGGTCAGAGCGATTCGGAGATCGTCGATCTGGTCGACTTCCCGATGTACGTCATGACCAGCGACTACGGCGCGGCCAGCCAGCTCGAGAAGATCGACATGCTCGACTTCGCCGAGCTGATCGCGCTCAACAAGTACGACCGCCGCGGCGCCGAGGATTCGCTGCGCGACGTCCGGAAGCAGTGGAAGCGCAACCGCGTCGCCTTCTCGCTGGCCGACGACGCGGTGCCGGTCTATCCGACCATCGCCAGCCAGTTCAACGATCCGGGCGTGACCTGGATGTTCGCCAACCTCTGCCGGCTGCTGCGCGAGAAGCTCGAGCTCGATGCCGACGAGTGGACCCCGGACGTCAACACCGAACTGAAGGAACCGCGCGAGACCGTCCTGATCCCGCCCGCGCGGAACCGCTACCTGGCCGAGATCGCCGAATCCGGCCGCTCGGTCAATGCCCGCATCGAGGAACAGGTGGAAGCGGCCGATCGCGCGCAGCACTTCCACGCCGTGCTGGCGGACCTCGAGGACCCGGCGCTGCCCGCCCCGCTCGACGCCTATCCCAAGGACAGGCTGCTCGCCAGCGGCGACGACGCCGGCCTGCAGACCCTGCGGCAACGCTACCAGGACGCCCTCGACAGCCTCGATGCCGAGGCGCTGGACGCGCTGCGCAGCTGGCCGGAGCGCTACAAGGCCGTCACCGATCCCGTCAACGAATACAAGGTGCGCGACAAGACCATCAAGGTCGAGAACTACCGCGAATCGCTGTCGCACCAGCAGATCCCCAAGATCGCCGCGCCCCGGACCGGCAACTGGGGCGAGCAGCTGCGCTTCCTGATGCGCGAGAACCTGCCCGGCGCCTACCCCTACACCGCCGGGGTCTACCCGTACCGTCGCAGCGGCGAGGACCCCATCCGCATGTTCGCCGGCGAGGGCACGCCGGAGCGCACCAACCGCCGCTTCCACTACCTGTCGCAGGGCAACGACGTGGCGCGCCTGTCGACCGCCTTCGATTCGGTGACGCTGTACGGCGAGGATCCGGCCGAGCGTCCCGACATCTTCGGCAAGGTCGGCAACTCGGGCGTATCCATCGCCACGCTCGACGACATGAAGAAGCTCTACTCGGGCTTCGATCTGTGCGCACCGACGACGTCGGTGTCGATGACCATCAACGGCCCCGCGCCGATGATCCTGGCGATGTTCATGAACACCGCCATCGACCAGCAGGTCGAGAAGTACCTGCGCGAGGACCCGAAGCGCTGGGAAGCGGCCGAGAAGCGGATCGCCGAGATCTACGCGGAGCGCGCACGGCCGCAGTACTCCGGCGACCTGCCGGCGGGCAACGACGGGCTCGGGCTCGGCCTGCTCGGCGTCACCGGCGACGAGGTGGTCGACGCCGAGACCTACGCGCGCATCAAGGCCGAGGCCATGTCCACCGTGCGGGGCACCGTGCAGGCCGACATCCTCAAGGAGGACCAGGCACAGAACACCTGCATCTTCTCGACCGAGTTCGCGCTGCGCATGATGGGCGACATCCAAGCGTACTTCGTGGATCACAGGGTGCGCAACTTCTACTCGGTGAGCATCTCCGGCTACCACATCGCCGAGGCCGGCGCGAACCCCATCAGCCAGCTCGCCTTCACCCTCTCCAACGGCTTCACCATCGTCGAGTATTACCTGGCGCGCGGCATGGCCATCGACGACTTCGCGCCCAATCTGTCGTTCTTCTTCTCCAACGGCATGGACCCGGAGTATTCGGTGATCGGCCGCGTCGCACGCCGCATCTGGGCGCGGGCGATGAAGGAGCGCTACGGCGGCTCCGCGCGCAGCCAGATGCTGAAGTACCACATCCAGACCTCCGGGCGATCACTGCACGCTCAGGAGATCCAGTTCAACGACATCCGCACCACGCTGCAGGCGCTGTACGCGCTGCTCGACAACTGCAACAGCCTGCACACCAACGCCTACGACGAGGCCATCACCACGCCTACCGAGGAATCGGTGCGCCGGGCGGTCGCCATCCAGCTCATCATCAACAAGGAGCTGGGCGTCAACCAGTGCGAGAACCCCTGGCAGGGGAGCTACTTCATCGACCAGCTGACCGATCTGGTGGAAGAGGCCGTCTACCGCGAGTTCGAGGCGATCAGCGAGCGCGGTGGCGTGCTGGGGGCCATGGACACGATGTACCAGCGCGGCAAGATCCAGGACGAGTCGATGGTCTACGAGCACAAGAAGTACGACGGCTCGCTGCCGCTGGTCGGCGTCAACACCTTCCTGGCCAGGGACAGTGGCGGCGAGATCACCACCGAGATCGAGCTGATCCGTTCCAGCGAGGAGGAGAAGCGCGACCAGATCCGCAATGTCGAGGCCTTCCGGGAAGCGCGCAACGCAGTAGCCGGGGATGCTCTCGCCGCACTGCAGCAGACGGCCGCTGCGCGTCGGAACACCTTCGAGAGCCTGATCCAGGCGGTGAAGTACCACTCCCTCGGTCAGATCAGCCACGCCCTCTACGACGTCGGTGGCGAATACCGCCGCAACATGTAA